Proteins encoded by one window of Methanobacterium alcaliphilum:
- a CDS encoding biotin transporter BioY, translated as MNVTLNNYYKKRYDLFKWRNDQSIAYKAVMAFFMACITGIMAQIIIPLPWTPVPITAQTFAVLISGVLLGRRWGGLSMLIYVTIGLLGVPWFAQMTGGLDILLGASGGYLIGFILASLFLGYFSDKYNQSRNFTPMLGLMTFASFVLIYVPGLIVLSFYLYSTQGNFPEIWTLLAMGVIPFLIGDALKIVGASALTKALLPKEQ; from the coding sequence GTGAATGTAACTTTAAATAACTACTATAAAAAACGTTACGATTTATTTAAATGGAGAAACGATCAATCAATAGCTTATAAAGCAGTTATGGCTTTCTTCATGGCCTGTATAACTGGCATAATGGCCCAAATTATTATTCCATTACCCTGGACTCCAGTTCCAATTACTGCTCAAACTTTTGCAGTTTTAATTTCAGGAGTACTTCTTGGAAGGCGCTGGGGCGGATTGAGTATGCTGATTTATGTCACAATAGGACTTTTAGGAGTTCCATGGTTTGCACAAATGACTGGTGGTCTGGATATACTCCTAGGTGCAAGTGGCGGATATCTTATTGGGTTTATACTAGCATCCTTGTTTTTAGGATATTTTTCAGATAAATACAACCAATCCCGAAATTTCACTCCCATGCTGGGTTTAATGACTTTTGCCAGTTTTGTCCTGATTTATGTTCCCGGATTAATTGTATTAAGTTTTTACTTATATTCTACTCAGGGAAACTTTCCGGAAATATGGACCTTACTTGCGATGGGAGTAATTCCATTCTTAATTGGTGATGCACTAAAAATTGTTGGAGCTTCCGCTTTAACCAAAGCATTACTGCCTAAAGAACAGTAA
- a CDS encoding THUMP domain-containing protein: protein MQPTENFNLLITLQGQKGENTGEEVLGMEEIELALQNKESNLNFKETKFPNVILIDLNIDPKEVVQILKNAPTTVISKVVPMETVTRTRLSNILEKTMQLTGSKLDHGETITVRCDLRGKKYIESKENLIKHISDELSDKLNLSINEKNPDWVVQVEVVGENTGISVLREEDILKKS, encoded by the coding sequence ATGCAGCCAACAGAAAATTTTAATTTGTTAATTACTCTCCAGGGTCAAAAAGGAGAAAATACAGGAGAAGAAGTTCTGGGAATGGAAGAAATAGAACTCGCACTTCAAAATAAAGAATCAAATTTGAATTTTAAAGAAACAAAATTTCCTAACGTCATTTTAATTGATTTAAACATAGACCCCAAAGAAGTTGTCCAAATACTAAAAAATGCTCCAACCACAGTTATATCAAAAGTGGTGCCAATGGAAACAGTTACTAGAACTCGTTTATCTAATATTCTAGAAAAAACTATGCAGCTTACCGGTTCAAAATTAGATCATGGCGAAACAATTACAGTTAGATGTGATTTGAGGGGTAAGAAATACATTGAATCAAAAGAAAACCTTATAAAACATATATCTGACGAATTAAGTGATAAATTAAATTTAAGTATTAATGAAAAAAACCCTGATTGGGTAGTACAAGTAGAAGTAGTTGGTGAGAATACCGGTATAAGTGTTTTAAGAGAAGAAGATATTCTAAAAAAAAGTTAA
- a CDS encoding aldo/keto reductase yields MLYRKLGSTDIDVSILGFGAMRLPTEKDSEQINQKSAYEMLKYALDNGLNYIDTAYPYHNGQSEVFLGDFFKDHPQYLEKINISTKMPSWLIKNPSDMDYYLEKQMENLKTDQIDFYLLHSLKPDYWENLMKNNVLEFLDSALADEKIKYAGFSFHGEIDLFLEIIDAYNWDVTQIQMNFMDEYYQAGLEGLKHASSNGIGTIIMEPLRGGSLVRNIPEEVKEIWDLADEPKSPLEWSLRYLWDFEEVDVVLSGMSTLEQVQENIELASTGYPNSLSINDKEIIKEVKMEYKEKIIVDCTFCGYCMPCPKGVDIPKNFNMLNNAHIFNDPTGPRMQYFTLLREDQRASMCDECGECNNICPQLIPIKEKLKDVTNLFDKE; encoded by the coding sequence GTGCTTTATAGAAAATTAGGTTCGACTGATATTGATGTATCTATTTTAGGCTTTGGGGCTATGCGTTTACCAACTGAAAAGGACAGCGAACAAATTAACCAAAAATCTGCTTATGAAATGCTAAAATATGCTCTAGATAATGGATTAAACTATATTGATACTGCTTATCCATACCATAATGGGCAAAGTGAAGTATTTTTAGGTGATTTTTTTAAAGACCATCCCCAATACCTTGAAAAAATTAACATCTCCACCAAAATGCCCAGCTGGTTAATAAAAAATCCGTCGGATATGGATTATTATCTTGAAAAACAGATGGAAAATTTAAAAACAGATCAGATCGATTTTTACTTGCTGCATTCCCTAAAACCAGATTACTGGGAAAATTTAATGAAAAATAATGTTTTAGAATTTTTAGATTCTGCTTTAGCAGATGAAAAAATTAAATATGCTGGTTTTTCTTTCCACGGGGAGATAGATTTATTTCTGGAGATAATTGATGCATATAACTGGGATGTGACCCAGATACAAATGAATTTTATGGACGAATACTATCAAGCGGGTCTTGAAGGTCTAAAACATGCATCTTCTAATGGTATTGGTACAATAATTATGGAACCATTAAGAGGTGGATCCCTGGTAAGAAATATCCCCGAGGAAGTAAAAGAAATTTGGGATCTTGCTGATGAACCTAAAAGCCCTCTGGAATGGAGTTTAAGGTATCTGTGGGACTTTGAAGAAGTAGATGTAGTTTTGAGTGGAATGTCCACTCTGGAACAAGTACAGGAAAATATTGAGCTTGCTTCTACAGGATATCCTAATTCTTTAAGTATTAATGATAAAGAAATAATAAAAGAAGTTAAAATGGAATATAAAGAAAAAATAATAGTGGATTGTACATTCTGTGGTTATTGTATGCCCTGTCCCAAGGGAGTGGATATCCCTAAAAACTTCAATATGCTAAACAACGCCCACATATTTAATGATCCAACAGGGCCTAGAATGCAGTATTTTACTCTGCTTAGGGAGGATCAGAGAGCATCTATGTGCGATGAGTGTGGAGAATGTAATAATATATGTCCTCAACTGATTCCCATAAAAGAAAAATTAAAAGATGTTACAAATCTTTTTGACAAAGAATAA
- a CDS encoding YbgA family protein, producing the protein MRKFETPQLVISKCIEFESCRYNGLKISSQIVKDLKKNANFYPVCPEVGIGLGIPRDPIRLVKIDDEINLIQPSTQRNLTKKMKQFSDSFLNDLNNIDGFILKNKSPSCGIKAVRVYPQTMNSRPYNDGIGLFSVSVFEKFPFIPVEDEGRLRNLKIRENFLTSIYTLAEYRKIKKSEKLIDLIDFHSRNKYLLLSYNQILSQKMGRLIGDQKSYSSDDLFQTYGDLLSKTLKTPPEAPANINMLMHVLGHFSGKLTHEEKSFFLDAMEKYRQGVMPLLVCLNILKAWVIRFNEDYLKDQTFFQPYPEKLMPVTNIQLV; encoded by the coding sequence TTGAGAAAATTTGAAACACCCCAACTTGTTATTAGTAAATGCATAGAATTTGAATCTTGCAGATATAATGGATTGAAAATATCCAGCCAAATCGTTAAAGATCTTAAAAAAAATGCAAATTTTTATCCCGTTTGTCCAGAAGTAGGAATTGGGTTAGGTATTCCCAGAGATCCCATACGTCTGGTTAAAATAGATGACGAAATAAATTTAATACAACCCTCAACCCAGAGAAATTTAACTAAAAAAATGAAACAATTTTCTGATTCTTTTTTAAATGATTTAAACAATATTGATGGATTTATATTAAAAAATAAATCTCCTTCCTGTGGAATAAAAGCAGTTAGAGTTTATCCACAAACCATGAATTCCAGACCATATAATGATGGAATAGGTCTTTTTTCAGTATCAGTATTTGAAAAATTCCCTTTCATCCCAGTAGAAGACGAAGGAAGACTTAGAAACTTAAAAATTCGTGAAAATTTTCTTACATCAATTTATACTTTAGCAGAGTATCGTAAAATAAAAAAATCTGAAAAATTAATAGATTTAATAGATTTTCACTCCAGAAATAAATATTTGCTTCTCTCTTACAATCAAATATTAAGTCAAAAAATGGGGCGTTTAATAGGTGATCAAAAGAGTTATTCCTCTGATGATTTATTCCAGACATATGGTGATTTATTATCTAAAACATTGAAAACACCACCCGAAGCACCAGCTAATATAAATATGTTAATGCATGTTCTGGGTCATTTTTCAGGAAAACTTACTCATGAAGAAAAATCGTTTTTCCTAGATGCCATGGAAAAGTACAGACAGGGAGTAATGCCTCTTTTAGTATGCCTTAATATTTTAAAAGCATGGGTTATACGATTTAATGAAGATTATTTAAAAGATCAAACCTTTTTTCAACCTTATCCTGAAAAATTAATGCCTGTGACTAATATCCAACTCGTTTAA
- a CDS encoding DUF1284 domain-containing protein, translating into MKNTSKEFSGTIRIRAHHILCIQGFKGYGYSEDFVHNMTEIIDYLETNHSIVVETIKSTDDICLYCPHSKKGQCHESKDSDKRITAMDQKVIEYLGIHDNNTYSYNHLLKLLHEKIDFLKLKDICGDCSWIENCNLYLKLNNNK; encoded by the coding sequence ATGAAAAATACATCAAAAGAGTTTTCTGGTACAATACGTATCAGAGCTCACCATATTCTTTGTATCCAAGGTTTTAAAGGATATGGCTACAGTGAAGATTTTGTTCATAATATGACTGAAATAATTGATTATTTAGAAACAAATCATTCTATTGTAGTTGAAACCATTAAAAGCACAGATGATATCTGCTTATATTGTCCACACTCAAAAAAAGGGCAATGCCACGAATCAAAAGATTCTGATAAAAGAATTACAGCCATGGACCAAAAGGTTATAGAATATCTTGGAATTCATGACAACAATACATATTCCTACAATCATCTTTTAAAATTGCTGCATGAAAAGATCGATTTTTTAAAATTAAAAGATATCTGTGGAGATTGTTCGTGGATAGAAAACTGTAATCTTTATTTAAAATTAAATAATAACAAATAA
- the mcrD gene encoding methyl-coenzyme M reductase operon protein D: MDIQIFPNRILSADTTENLLRDLDKIDGIKRIVLQGQRLPPAELGHPDRRMITVKGQEIDLQIKTGRVLLEIEDEEVIDEIKTASAPHLPFGFDVYVGTFIRHEKTVTDKIKYGSELDDIPDEMVGLTDPNAKLSDRASIIKKKEE, encoded by the coding sequence ATGGACATTCAAATATTTCCTAATAGAATTTTAAGTGCAGATACCACTGAAAATTTATTGAGAGACCTAGATAAAATCGATGGAATTAAAAGGATAGTATTGCAAGGTCAAAGGCTTCCCCCTGCCGAATTAGGACATCCTGATCGTAGAATGATTACTGTTAAAGGTCAAGAAATCGATTTACAAATCAAAACTGGTCGTGTGCTATTAGAAATTGAAGATGAAGAAGTTATTGATGAAATAAAAACCGCCAGTGCACCTCATCTACCATTTGGATTTGATGTTTATGTTGGAACATTTATACGTCACGAAAAAACAGTTACTGATAAAATCAAGTATGGGTCTGAATTAGACGATATTCCTGATGAAATGGTTGGTTTAACTGATCCCAATGCTAAACTCAGTGATAGGGCTAGTATAATTAAGAAAAAAGAAGAATAA
- a CDS encoding deoxyribodipyrimidine photo-lyase — translation MIHEERISNLNENSLNSGEYVLYWMQASPRSHCNHALEFAVRKSNELKKPLIVFFGVTPNFPDANNRHMRFLLEGLKNTAYDLEKKNIQIVIKYQEPDQGIIELYDDAVLTVTDKGYLSIQKEWYDNVAENIQCPLIQVETNVIVPVETASPKEDYSAGTIRRKIQRELKFFLQPLKEHIPKISSLDYDFDSLPLEDASKIMKQMNIKNQIKNSIFTGGSSEAINLFNLFLEEKLDKFADFRNDPSKNYASNMSPYLHFGQISPLYLALESMKTNSPGLKSFLEELIIRRELSMNFVHYNEHYDRFDCLPDWAATTLLEHRNDKREYSYNVDELEYAQTHDPYWNAAQKEVIITGKMHGYMRMYWGKKILEWVDDPRKAYDIALYINNKYELDGRDPNGYAGVAWCFGKHDRAWKERAIFGKVRYMNANGLRRKFKINKYVERIENLEYE, via the coding sequence TTGATTCACGAAGAAAGAATATCTAATTTGAATGAAAATTCTCTTAATTCTGGAGAGTATGTTCTCTACTGGATGCAGGCATCACCTCGAAGCCATTGCAACCATGCGCTTGAATTTGCTGTTAGGAAATCCAATGAACTTAAAAAGCCACTTATAGTCTTTTTTGGAGTTACACCTAATTTTCCCGATGCTAATAATCGACACATGAGATTTTTATTGGAGGGACTTAAAAACACCGCCTATGATCTGGAAAAGAAGAACATCCAAATAGTTATTAAATATCAGGAACCAGACCAGGGCATTATTGAATTATATGATGATGCAGTTTTGACTGTTACTGATAAAGGATATTTATCTATTCAAAAAGAATGGTATGATAATGTGGCAGAAAATATCCAATGCCCGCTAATTCAAGTTGAAACAAATGTTATTGTCCCTGTTGAAACTGCATCTCCTAAAGAGGATTATTCCGCAGGAACCATCAGGCGAAAGATACAAAGAGAGTTAAAATTTTTCCTCCAACCACTTAAAGAACATATCCCTAAGATAAGTTCATTAGACTATGATTTTGATTCATTACCGTTAGAAGATGCCTCCAAAATCATGAAACAAATGAATATAAAAAATCAAATCAAAAACAGCATTTTTACTGGTGGAAGTAGTGAAGCAATTAATTTATTCAATTTATTTTTAGAAGAAAAACTGGATAAATTTGCTGATTTTAGAAATGACCCCAGCAAAAATTATGCATCCAATATGAGCCCTTATCTACATTTTGGACAGATTTCCCCATTATATCTTGCATTGGAATCGATGAAAACCAACAGCCCCGGATTAAAATCATTTTTAGAAGAGTTAATAATCCGCAGAGAACTAAGCATGAATTTTGTTCATTATAATGAACATTATGACCGTTTCGATTGTCTTCCCGATTGGGCTGCCACCACACTTTTAGAACATCGAAATGATAAAAGAGAATATTCCTATAATGTAGATGAACTGGAGTATGCTCAAACACATGACCCCTACTGGAATGCCGCTCAAAAAGAAGTGATAATCACTGGAAAAATGCATGGCTATATGCGTATGTACTGGGGTAAAAAGATCCTTGAATGGGTTGATGATCCTCGAAAAGCTTATGACATAGCTTTATACATTAATAACAAATATGAATTAGATGGACGAGATCCTAATGGTTATGCAGGAGTAGCATGGTGTTTTGGTAAACACGATCGTGCCTGGAAAGAAAGAGCTATTTTTGGTAAAGTAAGGTACATGAATGCTAATGGGCTGAGGCGTAAATTCAAAATTAATAAATATGTAGAAAGAATTGAAAATTTAGAATATGAGTAA